In Ovis canadensis isolate MfBH-ARS-UI-01 breed Bighorn chromosome 3, ARS-UI_OviCan_v2, whole genome shotgun sequence, one DNA window encodes the following:
- the ZBTB26 gene encoding zinc finger and BTB domain-containing protein 26 yields the protein MSERSDLLHFKFENYGDSMLQKMNKLREENKFCDVTVLIDDIEVQGHKIVFAAGSPFLRDQFLLNDSREVKISILQSSEVGRQLLLSCYSGVLEFPEMELVNYLTAASFLQMSHIVERCTQALWKFIKPKQPMESKEGCEPQSASPQSKEHQGDARGSPKQDSPCIHPSEDSMDIEDSDIQIVKVESIGDVSEVRSKKDQNQFISSEPTALHSSEPQHSLINSTVENRVSEIEQNHLHNYALSYTGSDNIIMAAKDVFGPNIRGVDKGLQWHHQCPKCTRVFRHLENYANHLKMHKLFMCLLCGKTFTQKGNLHRHMRVHAGIKPFQCKICGKTFSQKCSLQDHLNLHSGDKPHKCNYCDMVFAHKPVLRKHLKQLHGKNSFDNANERNVQDLTVDFDSFACTTVTDSKGCQPQPDATQVLDAGKLAQAVLNLRNDSTCVN from the coding sequence ATGTCTGAAAGATCAGATCTCCTTCACTTCAAGTTTGAAAATTATGGAGATTCAATGttacaaaaaatgaacaaattaagaGAAGAGAATAAATTTTGTGATGTTACAGTTCTCATAGATGATATTGAGGTACAGGGGCATAAAATTGTGTTTGCTGCAGGTTCCCCCTTCTTAAGAGACCAGTTTTTACTGAACGATTCGAGAGAGGTGAAAATCTCCATATTGCAGAGTTCCGAAGTGGGGAGACAATTGCTCTTGTCGTGTTATAGTGGTGTGCTGGAATTCCCTGAGATGGAACTGGTCAATTACTTGACCGCTGCGAGTTTTCTTCAGATGAGTCACATTGTAGAACGGTGCACACAGGCCTTGTGGAAATTTATAAAGCCAAAACAGCCAATGGAAAGTAAAGAGGGATGTGAACCACAGAGTGCTTCTCCCCAGTCGAAAGAACACCAGGGGGATGCCAGAGGCTCCCCAAAGCAGGACTCACCTTGTATTCACCCATCTGAAGACAGTATGGATATAGAGGACAGTGATATTCAGATCGTTAAGGTAGAATCTATTGGGGATGTATCAGAGGTTAGAAGTAAAAAAGATCAGAACCAGTTTATTTCTTCTGAACCCACTGCTTTACATTCATCCGAGCCCCAGCACTCTCTGATAAATTCAACTGTGGAAAACAGAGTAAGTGAAATAGAGCAAAACCATCTCCACAATTATGCCCTCTCTTACACAGGCAGTGATAACATCATCATGGCCGCGAAAGATGTCTTTGGGCCTAATATTCGAGGTGTAGACAAAGGCCTGCAGTGGCATCACCAGTGCCCAAAGTGTACCAGGGTGTTTCGTCACCTGGAGAACTAcgccaaccatttaaaaatgcacaAACTCTTTATGTGTCTACTCTGCGGCAAGACTTTTACTCAGAAAGGCAACCTTCATCGACACATGCGTGTGCATGCCGGCATTAAACCTTTCCAGTGTAAAATCTGTGGGAAAACCTTTTCTCAGAAGTGTTCCTTACAGGATCATCTTAACCTTCACAGTGGAGATAAGCCCCATAAGTGTAACTATTGTGACATGGTTTTTGCACATAAGCCAGTTTTGAGGAAGCACCTTAAACAGCTGCATGGCAAAAACAGCTTTGATAATGCCAATGAAAGAAATGTGCAAGACCTCACTGTGGACTTTGATTCTTTTGCGTGTACAACAGTCACAGACTCTAAAGGGTGTCAGCCGCAGCCTGATGCAACACAGGTCCTGGATGCAGGTAAACTGGCCC